The Chryseobacterium nakagawai genome has a segment encoding these proteins:
- a CDS encoding succinate dehydrogenase/fumarate reductase iron-sulfur subunit produces the protein MSAKKGLHLTLKIWRQKNSKTKGQFETYKISDVSTDSSFLEMLDILNENLINEGKEPIAFDHDCREGICGMCSLYINGRAHGPDTGITTCQLHMRMFKDGETIVIEPWRSAAFPVIKDLMVDRSAFDRVMAAGGFISVNTSGNTLDANAIPVPKEDADKAMDAAACIGCGACVATCKNGSAMLFVGAKVSQYALLPQGRVEAKRRVLNMVKAMDEEGFGNCSNTGACEVECPKGISLENIARMNREYMSALVDQG, from the coding sequence ATGAGTGCAAAAAAAGGCTTACATCTTACGCTGAAAATTTGGAGACAAAAAAATAGTAAAACTAAAGGTCAGTTTGAGACCTATAAAATATCAGATGTATCTACAGATTCTTCATTCCTGGAGATGTTGGATATTCTGAACGAAAATTTAATTAACGAAGGTAAAGAACCTATCGCTTTTGATCACGACTGTCGTGAAGGTATTTGCGGTATGTGTTCTCTTTATATCAATGGTAGAGCTCATGGTCCTGATACAGGTATTACTACTTGTCAGCTTCACATGAGAATGTTCAAAGATGGTGAGACAATCGTTATTGAACCTTGGAGAAGTGCAGCTTTCCCTGTTATCAAAGACTTAATGGTAGACAGAAGCGCATTCGATAGAGTAATGGCTGCAGGTGGTTTTATTTCGGTAAATACTTCAGGTAATACACTGGATGCTAACGCTATTCCTGTTCCTAAAGAAGATGCAGATAAAGCAATGGATGCAGCAGCTTGTATCGGATGTGGAGCTTGTGTAGCAACATGTAAGAACGGATCAGCAATGCTATTCGTTGGAGCTAAAGTTTCTCAGTATGCATTACTTCCTCAAGGTAGAGTAGAAGCTAAGAGAAGAGTTCTGAACATGGTGAAAGCTATGGATGAAGAAGGATTCGGAAACTGTTCAAATACGGGTGCTTGTGAAGTTGAATGCCCTAAAGGTATTTCTCTTGAGAATATCGCAAGAATGAACAGAGAATACATGTCTGCTCTTGTAGATCAAGGATAG
- a CDS encoding succinate dehydrogenase cytochrome b subunit: MAGLTSSTIGRKYAMALSAMFLLIFLILHLTTNLLSVLNRDAFNTASEFMGYNPFVQFLMQPILGFAVIFHFAMGFVLEIKNNKARPVKYASNDAAVNSSWMSRNMIISGAVVLAFLALHLYDFWLHEINYKYVEGIAPDSERFWPELHEKFADLWRVALYVISFVLLGLHLAHGFQSSFQSIGARHPKYTPVIKAFGTWYSILIPAGFIIVAVYHFITQ; this comes from the coding sequence ATGGCAGGTTTAACGAGTTCTACGATAGGTAGAAAATACGCTATGGCATTATCAGCTATGTTTTTGCTGATTTTTCTTATACTGCATTTGACAACCAATTTGTTATCAGTTCTAAACAGGGATGCATTCAATACAGCATCTGAGTTTATGGGCTATAATCCTTTTGTGCAGTTCTTAATGCAGCCTATTCTTGGTTTTGCAGTAATTTTCCATTTTGCGATGGGATTTGTATTGGAGATCAAGAATAATAAAGCGCGTCCAGTAAAGTATGCATCAAACGATGCTGCTGTAAATTCTTCATGGATGTCCAGAAATATGATTATTTCAGGGGCAGTTGTGTTGGCTTTCCTGGCGCTTCACTTATATGATTTCTGGCTACATGAAATCAATTATAAGTATGTAGAGGGAATAGCTCCTGATTCAGAACGTTTCTGGCCAGAGCTTCATGAGAAGTTTGCTGACCTTTGGAGAGTTGCTTTATACGTGATCTCTTTTGTACTATTGGGCTTACACTTAGCTCACGGATTCCAGTCTTCATTCCAATCTATTGGAGCAAGACATCCAAAATATACGCCCGTGATTAAGGCTTTCGGAACATGGTACTCTATCCTTATTCCGGCAGGATTTATCATTGTGGCAGTTTATCATTTTATAACTCAATAA
- a CDS encoding fumarate reductase/succinate dehydrogenase flavoprotein subunit → MSKLDSRIPAGPLKDKWKNHKDHMNLVAPNNRDKIDIIVVGTGLAGGSAAATLAEQGYNVKAFCYQDSPRRAHSIAAQGGINAAKNYQGDGDSTYRLFYDTIKGGDYRAREANVYRLAEVSANIIDQCVSQGVPFGRDYGGQLDNRSFGGVQVKRTFYAKGQTGQQLLLGAYSSMSRQIGKGRIKMYNRHEMLDLVIVDGKARGIIARNLVTGEIERHSAHAVVIASGGYGNVYFLSTNAMGSNVSAAWKIHKKGAYFANPCYVQIHPTCIPVHGTQQSKLTLMSESLRNSGRIWVPKKIEDSVAIREGKLRPENIKEEDRDYYLERRYPAFGNLVPRDVASRAAKERCDAGFGIENNDTQEGVYLDFSTEIMKKGKEAAIEKHIHNPTDQQIYDLGKSWVEEKYGNLFVMYEKITADDPYKTPMKIYPAVHYTMGGVWVDYNLQSTIPGCFVIGEANFSDHGANRLGASALMQGLADGYFVLPYTIADYLSADIRTGAIPTNSAAFDEAEKGIKDKVDFFINNKGTHSVDHFHKKLGHIMWNKVGMGRTPEGLKEAIKEIEEVRNDFWKNVKVPGEGDGMNTELEKAFRVADFLELGQLMAIDALNREESCGGHFRWDHATPDGEAERDDVNFKYVGAWEYQGENINAEVLHKEELIYDNIEVKTRSYK, encoded by the coding sequence ATGAGTAAATTAGATTCAAGAATTCCAGCGGGTCCTCTTAAAGACAAGTGGAAAAATCATAAAGATCATATGAACCTTGTTGCACCAAACAACAGAGATAAGATTGATATTATTGTTGTAGGGACAGGTTTAGCAGGAGGTTCTGCGGCAGCTACTTTAGCTGAGCAAGGATACAATGTGAAAGCATTCTGCTACCAGGATTCTCCAAGAAGGGCTCACTCTATTGCAGCTCAGGGAGGGATCAATGCAGCTAAGAATTACCAGGGAGATGGTGACTCTACCTACAGATTATTCTATGATACCATTAAAGGGGGTGACTATAGAGCAAGAGAAGCTAACGTTTACAGATTAGCAGAAGTTTCTGCAAATATTATTGACCAATGTGTTTCCCAAGGGGTTCCTTTTGGTAGAGATTACGGTGGCCAGTTAGATAACCGTTCATTTGGTGGGGTTCAGGTAAAAAGAACATTCTACGCAAAAGGACAAACAGGACAGCAGTTATTATTAGGAGCATATTCTTCAATGAGCCGTCAAATCGGTAAAGGAAGAATCAAGATGTACAACCGTCATGAAATGCTTGACCTGGTAATTGTTGATGGAAAAGCAAGAGGAATTATTGCAAGAAACCTCGTAACAGGTGAAATCGAAAGACACTCTGCTCACGCAGTAGTAATTGCTTCAGGAGGATACGGAAATGTATATTTCCTTTCTACCAACGCAATGGGATCTAACGTTTCCGCAGCTTGGAAGATCCACAAAAAAGGAGCTTACTTCGCAAACCCTTGTTACGTACAGATTCACCCGACTTGTATTCCGGTTCACGGGACTCAGCAGTCTAAATTAACTTTGATGTCTGAATCATTAAGAAACTCAGGAAGAATCTGGGTTCCTAAAAAGATTGAAGACTCTGTAGCCATCAGAGAGGGTAAATTAAGACCTGAAAATATTAAAGAAGAAGATAGAGATTATTATTTAGAAAGAAGATATCCTGCATTCGGTAACCTTGTACCTAGAGACGTTGCGTCAAGAGCTGCTAAGGAAAGATGTGATGCTGGATTCGGAATCGAAAATAATGATACTCAAGAAGGTGTTTACCTTGATTTCTCTACAGAGATCATGAAAAAAGGTAAAGAAGCTGCTATCGAAAAACATATTCATAATCCTACAGATCAGCAGATCTATGATCTTGGTAAGAGTTGGGTTGAGGAGAAATATGGTAACTTATTCGTAATGTACGAAAAAATTACTGCTGATGATCCTTACAAAACGCCAATGAAAATCTATCCTGCAGTTCACTATACAATGGGAGGTGTATGGGTTGATTATAACCTTCAGTCTACCATCCCAGGATGTTTCGTAATTGGTGAAGCCAACTTCTCAGATCACGGAGCTAACAGATTGGGAGCATCAGCATTGATGCAAGGTCTTGCAGACGGATATTTCGTACTTCCTTACACAATCGCAGATTACCTTTCTGCAGACATCAGAACAGGAGCTATTCCTACTAATTCAGCAGCGTTTGACGAAGCTGAGAAAGGAATTAAAGATAAAGTTGATTTCTTCATTAATAATAAGGGAACTCACTCAGTAGATCATTTCCACAAGAAACTAGGACACATTATGTGGAATAAAGTGGGAATGGGTAGAACTCCTGAAGGATTAAAAGAAGCAATCAAAGAAATTGAAGAAGTAAGAAACGACTTCTGGAAGAACGTAAAAGTACCTGGAGAAGGTGATGGGATGAACACTGAGCTTGAAAAAGCATTCAGAGTGGCAGACTTCCTTGAACTAGGACAGCTAATGGCTATCGATGCGTTAAACAGAGAAGAATCTTGTGGTGGTCATTTCCGTTGGGATCACGCTACTCCGGATGGAGAAGCGGAAAGAGACGACGTAAATTTCAAATACGTCGGAGCTTGGGAATATCAGGGAGAAAATATCAATGCGGAAGTATTGCATAAAGAAGAACTGATATATGACAACATCGAGGTTAAAACAAGAAGTTATAAATAA